Proteins encoded within one genomic window of Columba livia isolate bColLiv1 breed racing homer chromosome 1, bColLiv1.pat.W.v2, whole genome shotgun sequence:
- the LOC102092935 gene encoding histone H2B 5, with translation MPEPAKSTSAPKKGSKKAVTKTQKKGDKKRHKSRKESYSIYVYKVLKQVHPDTGISSKAMGIMNSFVNDIFERIAGEASRLAHYNKRSTITSREIQTAVRLLLPGELAKHAVSEGTKAVTKYTSSK, from the coding sequence ATGCCGGAGCCAGCAAAGTCCACCTCTGCCCCAAAAAAGGGCTCCAAGAAAGCTGTGACAAAGACCCAGAAGAAGGGCGATAAGAAGCGACACAAGAGCAGGAAAGAGAGCTACTCCATCTATGTCTACAAGGTGCTGAAGCAGGTCCACCCTGACACCGGCATCTCCTCCAAGGCCATGGGTATCATGAACTCCTTCGTCAACGACATCTTTGAGCGCATCGCTGGAGAAGCCTCCCGCCTGGCCCACTACAACAAGCGCTCCACCATCACCTCCCGGGAGATCCAGACAGCCGTGCGCCTGCTGCTCCCGGGAGAGCTGGCCAAGCACGCTGTCTCGGAGGGCACCAAGGCCGTCACCAAGTATACGAGCTCCAAGTAG